The genomic stretch AACTGTTTCCCCTTGCCCAGGCTGAGCCTCCGGCTGCCTGAAActggcactggatacagcgcaggcccgctgacctgcctgttccagcacaagttaggattgggctgcacatcacATCACAAACTGACTTGACTCATACGACCCGTTTTCCTAAAAACTTTTGAGAAGAGTTCAATTATTCAGCTAAAGCAGTGAACTTGCATGCATTCATTGGAGAAATCAATTCCTATTGACTTCAACCTGTGAACAGCTTAACCCTTACAGGAAAGTCAATGATGGTTGTAAATGTGCATACGATTTATTTGGTATGCAAAGGAGTAAGTCCACAGAGCATAGGAGTTTCAAATTCCTGGAGACCCAATCCCAGGAGCCTGCCTTGCTCTGCACCAGCTGCAGTTTTGCAACACACTTCTAGGGGCACCTCATGCAGAGAGTAATATAGCTGTGGACTCAAAGGCTCTCTCACCTCATGCAGAGAGCAAACTCAAAGGCACTAATGATGGTATGTGATTATAGAAGGAAGAGCCATGACCTTCTCCCTACACACACTTTAACTCCatattctgaaggtccctgaaAAGCAATGACTTCAGGCACACCCTGAACTGCGGTGACTATAGCAGGTGGACAATAAGTTACCTTTGTCTTGCCTTCATTAAAAGACCAAATAAAGCCTATTTTTATCTTAAGCTTCACTTGGCTCACCCATGGTTTTGATCTTATCAGTTTTCACATACAAATGTATTTCTTTAAGGAATTTATACCATGcctttccagtgccaaagcaaatgcccaaagcatcttacaaaatgttcaaaaaatacaataataaactTGCAAAACTctctggccagtgctggactacATAGGAGCTGGTGTTATAGGTTTCCTCTGGTCTGAGcacctcttcttcttttttcccctcaaataaTTATATGATTTATATCATTTCCCTTAGTAGTTTTTAAACTACTAAACTACCAAAACTaagattttttctttctttctaacatATGATAATCTCATAGCATTATGCTGAGAGGTTATCAAATAAAGGTCTAAACATATTGTCTAATTCAGACTGTTTTCCTTCCCATTCCTTCCTACTGAGCCAAACTTTATTGTTCAGTGCATAATATACCAATCTCTCAGATAACAAACATACGTTGAAAAAATCTTTCTCTGTGGCTTTCCTTACAGTTTTCTCTCATTTTCCCCCCATCTTTCTCCAATTATTGTAATCAGAGAAAATGTGGAATCAGATGAGAAAGATCCAGATAAATTATCATCTACAGGTTTTAAGGCTGAACTTGTCTACTGGCTCTTATAACCAACAGAATCAATCAGGATTCTTCCTGGAATCCACAAACTCTTGATGAATATGAATGAGATAGTAAGGGCCATTTGATGTTTGTCATTATGAACCTTAATCTCAATGACGAACAAAGTGGTTGGCAAAAGGTAAGCAAAACCTGCTGCATTTATGCATGATGGGCATTACAGTATATAAAGATGGACCCTAAAGGTGGCAAGAATGAGAACTTCCTTCATCTGATAAAGCCTGGCAGCAAAGATGCTCTCTACTATGTTCAGCAGAAAAGCTTCGTTGAAAGGTATATCTTTTGCCATTCTTTCCTCTGGAGTTCTTCCACATTTAGATTAAGGGAAtattaaaccactttgtgaactactattGTCAATAAGAGTGATATTTAAAGTGGATAACAAAATCTtaagagccctgctctgccatatcctgcaaagcccaacatggaggctcttaagtctgcactggcaaaatagctgacacagacttgaaaagccccattgtggggcttggggctttccttggggggagACCTTCCCCAGGAGACCTTTGGCAGCCCTGGcaatgctgctggatgcagtggtagccattttggcactgctgcacccagcaacactgctggggataggattcaCTGCTGGGATTCACTGCTCGGGATAGGATTCACTGCTGGGGATAGGAACACTGCTGGGGATAGTgttgctggggataggattgggctgcccggcagtGATCAGATAAcacatttacctgtgagtaaatccCATCAAACATAGTGAATCTCACTTTTGAGCAAACATCCTTAGGATTGTTCTATATGCCTGCAAAATGCGTTTTCCATTCCATATTAAGACTTATTAACTGCAAACCAGGGGGAGGATTCTTCTCAACACCTTTTCCTTTTTCACATAATGAAGATCTGTTAGGTTATAACTGTCTAGAGGACCGTAACCAGGTCTTCTAGATCCAGGTCCAAGACAAAATTCACACAATAATCTGACTACAGGATGATAGAAGTCCATGTCATTTAAGTGTGTTATAATTTCAGGAAAGACATATTTGAGTTCAGAGCAAGCATTTTTTCACATCTAAATAGTTTATTATAAGGATTATTTACAAAATGTCACTTTGGCTGAAGCAATACAAATGAACGCATTCAATTACTGTATTTCGTGAGTCCATTTTCTGCTTCACATTTCTCCTATAGCTGACTAGTATGGTAGCCATTAGAACCAATGCATGGGTTCATCAGGTATTAATTTTATAGATTTGGTAATGAACAATATTAAGTGTTAAAAAGTATTTTGCGGAATGGTTTTTTTCACAGCGTTCACAAATTCTTTTGGAACGAATTACAGTGTACCACCATTTTTGCAGGCACTTAAGAGTTACAGATGCAGAAGAGATTTAAACAGTACAGCTGCAGAAAATTTGCAGACGGGATCCCAGGACAATCAAAATCTTGGGAATGACCCAGCCACCCTCTCTCAAatttaatttaaacaccatatgTTTGTAGCCACCCTTGGGAAAAACCAGAAAGGAAAAGGGCTCAACCTATTTTTCCACACTCTTCCATTTATGCAAATATAATTATATATCTACATTTTATGTGGTGAAAAAATTGATTTCCTCACATGTAGTTGCTTAAATTAAGTCAAGCATTAAAGTTAAATGCAGCAGAGTGCAGaatcctgttttctttttctcacaAATTTCTATCGCTCTCAgtgtacatttttttccccaacctgACCAGGTGTGTTGCTAGCTATGCTGCTGATAACTAATATGTTCCTGTCAAGGAAGGGTGTAAGTTCTTCACCCATCTGTCCCAATGGTACTGACAACTGCCAGGTCTCCCTGGGGGATCTTTTTGACCGTGCTGTCAAACTCTCACACTACATCCATTCCCTCTCTGCTGAAATGTTCAATGAATTCGTAAGTATTGAAACGTTTTCACAGAAGGTACCGTTAAATAGAATGTATTCCTATTTTCAAATGACATAAGAAGTAGCAACAGAGCATAGAGAAATGCTAGATTGGAGCAAATTGTGGACACCATCATCATTATTGGGAGCCTGTTTTTAGATTAGAAGGAGCTATCATTGGGGATATAGCTTTTGGTTTTGATTTGTCATGTAATCCATTTCCTTTGTATTATACCCagtttggattcccccccccccccaaaaaaaaagatcaaacTAGGGAGCAAACTTGCAAAGCAGATTCATGTCCATTGCATACATTACTGGAGCAGTATGGTCTTTGCTTCCTATGACTGGATTTAGCAGAGCCCTAGCAGTGTTGGAATAGCAGCATTGCATCAGACAATGACGTATATACCCACACATTCACCAGAGGTCCATAAAATACAGGTGCTGGTATGGGTGGTAATCCTGTGATTACTATGTCCCATGTGATTCCGTCATTTAAATATTACCAAAATAGCAGGGGATACAGCAGTAGGACCTGTTGGATGCATCAAGAGTGGTGGTTGCTGGTGTGTTGACCTGAGAGTAGCTTGGCCTTAACCAGAATTTTCATACTATGAGATGTGCAGCAtaatccaaactgtgccttggaccagtggctcaggagggttgcaaacatgccataaggcatgtttgcacctcctcgtgagaTGGCTAGGCCAATGCGCAGAGGTGTGACAGCCTGCacaggctgacataagcctccacgccaACTGAGGCACCAAGCCTAGTGTCAGCCGagatgggccaacgcaaggctctggggtgggcagttAGGAGGcgtggaagaggtgggagggaggcattgcagggcggagggagggcggacagtgggcagccccaggggcaggtgggtggggagtgagaggtggggctgggatctggcatttatgccggatcccaacctccactCCTGAGGAGCACAGGGCGGCTTCAAGTCTCTCAGCTCTCCTCAGACGTGTGCCATCTGAGAAggtagcgcaaatccaaggagacccagtggtGCCAGGGTGACTTACccggagccactttgggcacctatcctgcgctggatacagtggaagcctcttggcttgcctgttccagcgcaagataggattgcacccttattatCTTATGCTTAGTTTTATTAATGGGGGGAGCTGTGTAGGAGGGAGATTCAGATGTTCATTCAAGAAAGCACTTCTGTTGTGATGTTACATTACCCAAGCATAATGGCACTAGGAATGAGAACCTTCCAACACAAAGTATAGCTAGCACATGTATTGCAATTGTGAGTGTTGCTTGGAATTGCATGGGCCCCTGTTGAATAGTGCTTGTGACATTTGTAATCAACATCTTAATACAATGTATGAGATGTATATGCTGGTTTTTATGCCATTTTCTTTATCATACAGTTGCCTTGAATGTAAGCTGTCAACAGGTTAAACTCATGGCATAGAAAACTGATTACAGAAATTGGTCTGAAGTTTCTCAAAGTACTTTAGTGTGTGTGACTCATCAGATCCCCTATGAACAGAGGATGGCAGccaaattgtttttaaataaatattaataacaataaatattgttactaataaataatctttgCTTTTCATGAAACAGCATTAAATGTTCAAAAGGACACTATCCAAACAGCTAAGTGGATTGCTAGAATTAAACCAGTGAGAGATTCTGTTAAGGACTACAAAGGGTGGGCAAGAATAAGGTAACATTTCCACACATCATGAGTTTACACAGTGAGGCTGGGGAAGACAATAATGTTACATTAATAGGATTTGTGTATTGAAGGCCTCCCCCTCACAAAAGGCGCTCTTAAGAATGCCAAACACAGCAAGTGActgtatcaccagtggtacttgaggtggtgtctggtggtactcgcaggacccctggacacctgctgcccagcagtgacacaacaaacagcagtgggaAGTTTGGCtctgcaggcagagctccaaagcctgcttttctgcacttgacaaagtcctcctgtccaccctgagcctcttactggtgtttgtcacatggcatctggcttcccaacccagaagtaactggcagtgatgtcatcatcagttacctctggtggtatttcaaataggtggaccatgtgaagtggtactgcaGAGGACAAcccctgagaaacactgctgtagagtttTTTGGAGTTTGGAATAGAGAAAAGTTTCATCATGCAGTTGCAAACATCAGAGACAAAGAATCAATTTGATAAAATAGAAGCatttttatttctgagtagacaatggCAAGATCTGAGCTCCAcaaatcatttatttttaaagtattatttACATCTCATTTGGTCATAAAGGCATATGTCATATGGTTGGGATATAAAACTCCTACCCACCTCGATGTCACAtgaaaagcagcagcaactgaTGGCATTTCTTCGAACGCAGTTCTAGCTCTCTACTGTCCTAACTGTGATCTTTGCTCATCTTTCAGGATGAACGTTACGCTCAAGGCCGAGGATTCATTGCTAAGGCCATTAACAGCTGCCATACTTCTTCCCTAACCACTCCTGAAGGAAAAGAGCAAGCTCAGCAGATTCATGTGAGTTGTGCCCATTTCTGTGCAGGGAGATCCAGGGAACAAGCACGTGGGAAAGTGCAGAGAAGTGATCGTATAAGAAGCAAGTCCAAAGACAACAAGCTGGAAACAGAGAAACCTAAAATGATCATGGGAAATGTGATGGAAACTTTTACAAGGCAGCCAGTTACAAAGCATAAGCAGAGGGTTCTGTTGCTGTTGCTCCCATTCCAGAATGGACCCTGAGGAAGCAAGCTCTAGTTTACATGCAAAAATGCTAGAGGAAATAATGCAAAAACCTCATGTACTTTTGTAGTAGAAGCGGGGAAATCCAAGCCATCAAACCATAATGAAACACTGATCAGTGTAGGAGAGGGAGCAGCAGAGACTTTTTAAGGAAGTGCTCCTTCCAACACTTAATCCCTATTGCTCCTCCTACATTTCCTTCCACCTTCCCACACTGCAAACAAATTTCAGTGTGTATCCAGGACAGTGGAAGCCAACATCTTGCTTGTTTGACTCAGCGCAATTAGCATCCATAATTGCAACAATGACATTTTATAACTGATGCTTGACAGAGATTATCCCCTAATGGACAGAGATTTTTGGTAactgtgttattttactcagaagtaagcccattgtgttcaataagacttacagcccagttctaagctgcgctggaacaggcaggttgagtggcctacactgtatccagagcaaggtGGGTGCTGATTGGAgcgcaactcagggtaaggggatattttccccttaccccatgttacaCCCCAGCCATCCTGATGGGCCtagttggatctgcaccagcgaattTGCTGACACAATCCAAGTGGCCAGTATAAGGCTGATCAGggtgggagttaggatttggcctgtgctgccATGGCCAATCCTGCCCTGCTTCTGGGTCTGTCAGCCTTCCAGCCTGCCCACCCCAGCCCCAAAACACCACCTCCCCATCCACAGAACACCTTCTtgctaccctctcccacctccagcaccagccagcctGGGCTGGTGCAATCTTCCCCATTCCAGGTCTGGATCCAGTGCCAGCACAtgttcttgcaccagcctagctggTTTGAGAGTAAGTTCTGAATGTTCTTTGGAGCATATTCACAACACTcttgggccgggggggggggtggcctgcTCCAGCCAAGTGTGtcttcaggattgtgctcttaggttGTAATTCTattttattcactggaaacaaacacctataCTAATGGGTggttctctcctctcccccaccccatcctactTCCCCTGCCAATTTACCTTCACAGGCAGATCCtgatggagccactgctgcagtcagcatggctgtggccttcctgctgggGCTCCAGAGTACACACCTCCGCGCACTGTCAGAGATTTTTTGTAACTGCCGTAAGGCAGTTAACACTGGCAGAATACTAGCTCTGCTAGCATTACAGCCCAGTCTTGGGCTGTCAGTTTGGCAGCACATCTGGTAAAAAGAAGGGAGATGCAATAGGCAAGCACAATACTAGTATCCTATCCTCAATAGTTCAACTTCTACAATTTTAACCAtgttaatgaaaaaaaaatgctgcatcctgtggttgggtggcactcatagaagtctcctcaaagtaagacaatgtttgttctctaacctcagagctgcattgcccttatgttgatgctAGAAAATGGATGAGGATCGCACCCTACGTTTCTAGTCCATATACATGTAGACTAAATGAGAATTGTTGGGAAACATCTAAATGTGCTTTTAAATACTGAAGTGCTTCTTGGCACCCAATGCCTACTGATTTCTTTCGGCATGCCATTCACCCACTGAATAATTTGCTACTTCAGAAGCCAAAATATATGACAGACCTCTCTTTGTATTGGTTAAATGGGCAATGTTTGAGCATTTGGACTTGGTAGGGCTGCATTTCTTCCACTGTAAGAAGCAGGAAAGAGTTATGCCTCAAGGAGGTGTTTTTTGCCACCGTAAGCAAAGTGAAAAGCGTTGGTGTCAACACTGGAGAAGTCtcaagggcagcaaaatggctaggAGGATCCCAGGAAAGCAAAAAGCCCTTTGATCTTCCAGCTCACCCCAAGCAGTGGCAAagtttcaaaagaaaagaaatctaCCCAGAAGCAAAACTCTTCAAAGGGGAATCAGCCCCATGCCTGGGCATGTTTGCCGTGCTATATGTAGACAGTAGAAATACTTTGGATAAGGTATTAAGTGACCTACCACAGTCTGCATCTTCCATTATGCgttcaaatattttccagtgCCATATTTCTAAAAATGCCTCATTAATGCCCACGCTATTGATTAGATTAAACATCATTCCATTCAACAAGGTTAAGCACCATGATTTTTGCAAGGAAATTGCAAGGAAAACATACTGAAAGTGTATTTTGTCAcctctttataaaaaaaatacttgggcaACTTGGGTTAATTTGTGTCATAACAACCTCTAGTATGAATTGGTGCAGGAGGATGGGCAAACAGAGAACAGATGATAACAAGAAACTTAAGACAGGTTTTCAGAGAATAACACATCTTGTGTCCTGTGAAAAAGTTATGTGGCACTATTTAATTACATTCATTTTGTTGCTAATGAGCAGCATGGAGACCTCCTGGATTTAGTACTGAGCGTGCTCCGCTCCTGGAATGACCCTCTCCTCCATCTGGTTTCTGAGGTGCAAAGAATCGAAGAAGCTCCAGACACCATACTCTGGAAGGCCATGGAGATtgaggaacaaaacaaaaagcttcTGGAAGGGATGGAGAAAATAGTTGGACGGGTGAGTAGAAATGGGACATTTGGCCTAAAGGCTGGAGGAAAGCTTcgagcaagggagaaagggaagcTAAAGTCTTCCCGACCCAGAGAACTATTTGACCTGTGATGCCTAGAAGGAGAAATGTAATGCTTGCTACCTTGCCTTTTGGATAGTAAGGAATGACAAGGTCAGTAAGTACACTGTTACAAGAAGAACAGCTAGAATCAAACATGCCTACAAAGAGGGCTGGCCAAGGCCTCCTGACACTTGAAGTGgtacaccaaatgctgcccctccttacccaataatgtgccagcctctgctcttccgactctccagtgttctagctcagcactctccttccttccacatTTCCCTGCCACTCTTCTTCCTTGtccaatccagggactggaaggaaaaagcagagcagtggaggtaagCAGGTGTTCAGAGATGGATgcaccccaccaatctgctgcctgaggtgactatttcagttggcttcatggatggacgTGGCCTGCCTTCAAGAGCATATGGTTCTCTGGAGTAGCATTACCTGCCCTAGAATTGGTAACTACTTGCCATTTCCAGCCATGAAAAAAGACTGGTGTATCCAGCACAATCTTTACAATGGATAAAAAGAACCTAGCCAAATATTTTTCCTCTGTGCATTTATTAGTAGCAATAATATttcttttactgtattttctaAAAACAAAAGCAGTATTTCTAAATTGCCTTCAACACTTTATTATCCCACTGGTTGTAAATTTTTAAAGGTGTTAAAACGCAAGATTTAATCTGAAATCAACATAAaatagcctgatcctatgcctgttcactcagaaggAGGGGACATTAAGATAAGTGTGATTTACTCCCAACCAGCCCTATGCTAATTTGCAGCCTATGCTCTTCTTTGGATACCAGATGTATGCCATCACGTTCTGGTTTACATCTTCTCATGTCAGTTCAAAcacattttataaaagttaaaTCTTTAGTCAATCATCTGTTATCTTCACATGTGGCCTAACAATGACCCATCATTTCTCCCCTGTAGTAGCAGCTGTCATAATAACCACGTGTATTACAAGTGGAGCAAATCCACACATGCATTTaaatggttaaaaaaattaacactGCAGTCTTATGTACTTcaactcagaactaagccccatttatttcaatgggatatACTCAAAGGGAGGTGCATATAGAATCGCAGGCTTGGTCTTGAATTTTGAAAACCTCTAACTGTTCTTTATTTTCCAGCCTATTCATGTAATTATTGGGAGCAGACTACTAAACCCATTCTCCCAATGTAATGAGGCCTGATGATAGCATTGTCACCTGAAAGAATATGCATATGGACACCTCATGTTATCATTAACTGACTGAATGCTTTCCCAGCTAGTAGAAGCCATAGATTAGTAATGCCAAAATGGGATGCCTGACAAGCTCAATCATTCATTCTGCCAGTGAAGTGGACTTCAGAACCCTTTTTTCTCTTAAA from Tiliqua scincoides isolate rTilSci1 chromosome 4, rTilSci1.hap2, whole genome shotgun sequence encodes the following:
- the PRL gene encoding prolactin, which produces MLSTMFSRKASLKGVLLAMLLITNMFLSRKGVSSSPICPNGTDNCQVSLGDLFDRAVKLSHYIHSLSAEMFNEFDERYAQGRGFIAKAINSCHTSSLTTPEGKEQAQQIHHGDLLDLVLSVLRSWNDPLLHLVSEVQRIEEAPDTILWKAMEIEEQNKKLLEGMEKIVGRVHPGSLSNEVFSTWSELPSLQLADEDSRLFGFYNLLHCLRRDSHKIDNYLKLLKCRLIHDSNC